One region of Oryza sativa Japonica Group chromosome 5, ASM3414082v1 genomic DNA includes:
- the LOC4339713 gene encoding zinc-finger homeodomain protein 6, with translation MEFRGHDEPVDEMGVAYGRTPPSSSSSPAASASAGNGAGAAEVRYHECLRNHAAAMGGHVVDGCREFMPMPGDAADALKCAACGCHRSFHRKDDGQQQQQLRLLIPSPPTPRVPLLMPPPQPQPHPHPQHPYLHPPFPYHHTPSGSGGTTTESSSEERGPPSSSAAAAQGRRKRFRTKFTPEQKEQMLAFAERVGWRMQKQDEALVEQFCAQVGVRRQVFKVWMHNNKSSIGSSSGGGSRRQPQEQQSQQQQQQQ, from the coding sequence ATGGAATTCAGGGGCCATGACGAACCCGTCGACGAGATGGGAGTCGCGTACGGCAGGacgccaccctcctcctcctcctcccccgccgcctccgcctccgcggggaacggcgccggcgcggcggaggtgaGGTACCACGAGTGCCTGCGCAACCACGCCGCGGCGATGGGCGGCCACGTCGTGGACGGATGCAGGGAGTTCATGCCGATGCCgggggacgccgccgacgccctcaaGTGCGCCGCCTGCGGCTGCCACCGCAGCTTCCACCGCAAGGACGacgggcagcagcagcagcagctgcgccTGCTCATCCCGTCCCCGCCCACGCCGCGCGTCCCGCTGctcatgccgccgccgcagccgcagccgcaccCGCACCCGCAACACCCCTACCTGCACCCGCCGTTCCCGTACCACCACACCccaagcggcagcggcggcacgacgaccgAGTCGTCCAGCGAGGAGCGGGGGCctccctcctcgtcggcggcggcggcgcaggggcgGCGGAAGCGGTTCCGGACCAAGTTCACGCCGGAGCAGAAGGAGCAGATGCTGGCGTTCGCGGAGCGGGTGGGGTGGCGGATGCAGAAGCAGGACGAGGCACTCGTCGAACAGTTCTGCGCGCAGGTCGGCGTGCGGCGCCAGGTGTTCAAGGTGTGGATGCACAACAACAAGAGCAGcatcggcagcagcagcggcggcggcagtaggAGGCAGCCGCAGGAGCAACAgtcacaacagcagcagcagcagcagtag
- the LOC4339714 gene encoding uncharacterized protein isoform X2 — MARRDGHHTHDATDWCVVADRFEVDPWRRVGGEQDLQSGGGAVRLSFETHHGGGVAPSPEFAACAASSCSAEIMVLLLLQRGELLVHHDRPSHHHRRYFPTPQPVEAAAAVEVGWGFQALL, encoded by the exons atggcgaggcgCGACGGCCACCATACGCACGACGCGACGGACTGGTGCGTCGTGGCGGACAg GTTTGAGGTGGATCCATGGCGACGGGTCGGTGGAGAACAGGACctgcagagcggcggcggcgccgtgagGCTCAGCTTCGAGacgcaccacggcggcggcgtggcacctTCGCCGGAGTTCGCGGCGTGCGCGGCGAGCTCCTGCAGCGCGGAAATCATGGTGTTGCTGCTCCTGCAGCGCGGCGAGCTCCTGGTGCACCATGACCGGCCGAGCCATCACCACCGCCGTTACTTCCCAACGCCGCAACCAgtcgaagccgccgccgcagttgAAGTTGGATGGGGATTTCAG GCGTTATTATGA
- the LOC4339714 gene encoding uncharacterized protein isoform X1, which translates to MARRDGHHTHDATDWCVVADRFEVDPWRRVGGEQDLQSGGGAVRLSFETHHGGGVAPSPEFAACAASSCSAEIMVLLLLQRGELLVHHDRPSHHHRRYFPTPQPVEAAAAVEVGWGFQVLRLRAFSSF; encoded by the exons atggcgaggcgCGACGGCCACCATACGCACGACGCGACGGACTGGTGCGTCGTGGCGGACAg GTTTGAGGTGGATCCATGGCGACGGGTCGGTGGAGAACAGGACctgcagagcggcggcggcgccgtgagGCTCAGCTTCGAGacgcaccacggcggcggcgtggcacctTCGCCGGAGTTCGCGGCGTGCGCGGCGAGCTCCTGCAGCGCGGAAATCATGGTGTTGCTGCTCCTGCAGCGCGGCGAGCTCCTGGTGCACCATGACCGGCCGAGCCATCACCACCGCCGTTACTTCCCAACGCCGCAACCAgtcgaagccgccgccgcagttgAAGTTGGATGGGGATTTCAGGTACTGAGGCTGAGGGCATTTTCGTCCTTTtga
- the LOC4339715 gene encoding protein RADIALIS-like 3, with product MAQQARAQWPQKQNKLFEQALAVYDKETPDRWHNIARAVGGGKSAEDVKRYYEMLEEDIKHIESGKVPFPAYRCPAAAGYQAERLKHLKI from the exons ATGGCGCAGCAGGCAAGGGCGCAGTGGCCGCAGAAGCAGAACAAGCTGTTCGAGCAGGCGCTGGCGGTGTACGACAAGGAGACGCCCGACCGGTGGCACAAcatcgcccgcgccgtcggcggcggcaagtcGGCGGAGGACGTCAAGCGCTACTACGAGATGCTGGAGGAGGACATCAAGCACATCGAGTCCGGCAAGGTCCCCTTCCCCGCCTACcgctgccccgccgccgccggctaccAGGCCGAAAG GTTGAAGCATTTGAAGATCTAG
- the LOC107277648 gene encoding protein RADIALIS-like 3, translated as MASAAGSKQQQAMMSLPSSRGGGGGGWTQRQNKQFECALAVYDKETPDRWHNIARYMGGAKSADEVRRHFDHLVEDVSRIESGRVPFPRYSSSSSSRGADDGNRSRYLKYQ; from the exons atggcgtcggcggccggctCGAAGCAGCAGCAGGCGATGATGTCGTTGCCGtcgtcccgcggcggcggcggcggcgggtggacgCAGCGGCAGAACAAGCAGTTCGAGTGCGCGCTGGCGGTGTACGACAAGGAGACGCCGGACCGGTGGCACAACATCGCCCGCTACATGGGCGGCGCCAAGTCCGCCGACGAGGTCCGCCGCCACTTCGACCACCTCGTCGAGGACGTCTCCCGCATCGAGTCCGGCCGCGTCCCCTTCCCCcgctactcctcctcctcctcctcccgcggaGCCGACGACGGAAACAG ATCTAGGTACCTGAAGTATCAGTGA
- the LOC4339716 gene encoding anaphase-promoting complex subunit 10, translating to MESDGEEEAAATPGAGGAPAAGRLKGCPELMVDDDMREMAKTAAWSVSSCKPGNGVASLRDDNLDTYWQSDGAQPHLVNIQFQKKVQLQLVVVYVDFKLDESYTPSKISVRAGDGFHNLKEIKTVELSKPVGWVHISLSGADPRETFIHTFMLQISVLSNHLNGRDTHIRQIKIYGPRPNHVPHQPFHFTSREFVTYSTVR from the exons ATGgaatccgacggcgaggaggaggccgcggcgaccccgggggccggcggcgcgccggcggcggggaggctgAAGGGCTGCCCGGAGCTCATGGTGGACGACGACATGCGGGAGATGGCGAAGACGGCCGCCTGGAGCGTCAGCTCCTGCAAGCCCGGCAACGGCGTCGCCTCCCTCCGCGACGACAACCTCGACACCTACTGGCA gTCGGACGGGGCGCAGCCGCACTTGGTGAACATTCAGTTCCAGAAGAAGGTGCAGCTGCAG CTTGTCGTGGTGTATGTGGATTTCAAGCTCGACGAGAGCTATACGCCTAGCAAGATCTCTGTCCGGGCCGGCGATGGCTTCCACAATCTCAAG GAAATTAAAACTGTGGAGCTTTCAAAGCCAGTTGGGTGGGTTCATATATCATTATCTGGAGCTGATCCCCG AGAAACATTCATTCATACATTTATGCTCCAAATTTCGGTGTTGTCCAATCACTTGAATGGGAGGGATACTCATATTCGACAGATCAAGATATATGGGCCAAGACC GAATCATGTTCCCCATCAGCCATTTCACTTCACTTCAAGGGAATTCGTCACCTACTCTACTGTTAGGTGA